The DNA segment GGCTCCCTCCGCGGCCGCGAGGCAGGCCACGGGCCCGCCCGCCAGGAGGAGGGCCAGCAGCAGGAGGAAGAGGGGCTCAGACATCCTGGAGACGCGGCGAATCACGGGGGATCCCCCTTACCGCCTCAGGTTGTTGGCGGTCTGCAGCATCTCGTCGGAGGCCTGGATCGCCCGGGAGTTGGTCTCGTACGCCCGCTGGGCGATGATGAGGTTGACCATCTCCTCGACGACCTGGACGTTGGACATCTCCAGCCAGCCCTGGGCGAGGCCGCCGAAGCCGTCCAGCCCGGGCGTGCCCACCATGGGGAAGCCGGAGGCCTGGGTCTCTTGGAAGAGGTTCCGCCCCATGCTGCTCAGGCCCGCGGGGTTGACGAAGCGCACCAGGTCGATCTGGCCCACGGCCTGGGTCGCGTTGTCGCCCGGGAGCAGGACCGAGACGGTCCCGTCCGAGCCCACGGTCACCTCCACCGCATCTTCGGGGATGATGATCTCGGGCTCGAGTGCGAAGCCGTCGGAGGTCACCACCCGCCCCTGGCCGTCGCGCTTGAAGGCGCCGTCCCGGGTGTACGCGATGGTGCCGTCGGGCAGCAGGATCTGGAAGAAGCCGTCGCCCTCGATGGCCAGGTCCAGGGGGTTGTCGGTCTGCTTGAAGGATCCGGGAGTGAAGATCTTCTGGGTGGCCACGGGGCGCACCCCGTGCCCGACCTCGATGCCCACCGGGATCTGGGCGCCCGCGGTGACGGGCGTGCCCGCGAAACGGACCGTCTGGTAGAGCAGGTCCTCGAAGTCCACCCGGTTCTTCTTGTAGCCCGAGGTGTTCACGTTGGCCAGGTTGTTGGAGATGGTGTCGATGTTGAACTGCTGGCCGGACATGCCCGAGGCAGCCGTCCAGAGCGAGCGAAGCATGGTTCTCCCTCCCTGGTGGGAGGCAGGCGGGCATCACCGGTGGGACGTTCGCCGCCTCGATCGGTCGGCGGCGAGAGGCTTCCGTCGTGCGGTCCGGCCTCCACCCCGTCCCCGGTTCTCCCGGGAGCCGCGCGCCTTCCCGTCAGATCCTCGCCAGCTCGTTCACCGCCTGTCCCAGCGTCTCGTCGTAGGAGCGCACCACCCGCTGGCTGGCGTCGTACGCCCGCTGGAGCTCGATGAGCCGCACCATTCCCTCCACCACGTTGACCGCGGAGCCCTCCAGCATGCCCTGGGCCACCCGTGCGCCCGGTGCCGGCTGGGGAACCGCGCCCGGCCGGGGGCCGTACAGGTTCGCACCCTGCTTGCGCAGCTCGGCGTTGGGGTCGGCGAAGTCCACCAGCACGAGCTGGCCCGCCGGCTGGCCGTCCACGAAGACGGTTCCCTCGTCGGTGACGGTCACCGCTCCGCCCCGGCCCACGGCCACGGGCCCGTCCACTCCCAGCACCCGGTTGCCCGCCGGATCGGCCAGGTAGCCCTCGGCGTCCAGCCGGAAGCCTCCCGCCCGGGTGTAGCGCACCCCGGCCGGGGTCTCCACCGCGAAGAAGCCCGGGCCTTCCAGGGCCAGGTCCAGGGGGTTGCCCGTCGCGTGCAGGGGCCCCTGCCGGAAGGAGGTATGGACCCCTTCCACGTAGACACCGGTGCCCAGCGGCCCTACCACGGGCGCCTGCCGGAAGGGCAGCCGGTCCATCCCCTCAGGACGGGTCCGGATCGGTGCCCCCCCAGGGGCGGCAGGGACAGGATCGCCCTGCACCCCGCCCACCCGGTGGAGGAGGATGCTGGGAAAGCTCAGGAGCTCCGCCTGGTCCGCCTTGTATCCCGACGTTCCGGCGTTGGCCAGGTTGTTCGCCTCCAGGTCGAGGCGGGCGGCCTGGGCCAGCATGCCGGAGGCGGCCGTGTACAGCCCGCGCAGCACGCGAGCTTCCTCCCTTCGTGACCACGTGCCCTTCTCCATTGGTCGCGGCGCCTGCCGCCGCTGGGACGCGCTTGGGGCGCGCCGGCCCTTCGGGGGAGTTCCTAGAGGTGGCATCGGCACGGGGGTGCCGATGCTTTAGCTTGGATGGACCGGCATCGGTAGGCGGGATGAAGCCGGGCCCTCGCTGCCGGGCTGGGTCGCCGTCGCGGCGGGTTCAGCCCCGCGTCGCCACCGCGGCCCCCGCCCGACCCCGTCTGGCGAGGCTTTCGAGCACGTGCCCGGTGCCCCTGGCCACGCACGTCAGGGGATCGTCTGCAAGCCGGGTCGGGACCTCCAGGCTCTCGGACACCCGCTGGGGGAAGTCGCGCAGGAGCGAACCGCCGCCCGTGAGGAGGATCCCATCCTCGTAGATGTCGGCGGCCATTTCCGCGGGTGTCCGCTCCAGGACCGACCGGATCCCCGCCAGGATGGCCTGGATGGGCTCGTCCAGCGCGGGGAAGAGCGCCTCGCTGGTGACGTGGGCACTCTTGGGCAAGCCGGAGGGGCGGTGGGCGCCGGTGACCTCCAGCTCCCGGGACTCGGCGCCGGCGCGGGCCGCGCCCACCTTGATCTTCAGGAGCTCGGCGGTGCGGGGCCCTATGGTGAGATTGTGGGTGCGATCCACGTGGCGGGCGACGGCGGCGTCGAAGGTGTTCCCCCCCACGCGGATGGAGGCGGAGGCAACCTCGCCGCCCATGGAGATGACGGCGACGTCGGTGGTGCCGCCCCCGATGTCGACCACCATGCGCCCCCGGGGCTCGGAGACCTCCAGCCCCGCCCCCAGCGCAGCCGCCATGGGCTCGGAGATCAGCTCGCAGCTCCGGGCGCCGGCCCGCAGGACGGCATCGAGGACGGCTCGGCGTTCCACGCTCGTCACCCCGGCGGGAACGCAGACGACCACGTCGGGCCGGACCAGGGGGTGGCGCCCGCACACCCGTTGGAGGGTATGGGCCAGCAGCCTTTGAGTCAGGCCGAAATCGGCGATGACGCCCTCGCGCAGCGGGTGGACCGTCTGATACCGCCCCGGAGTGCGGCCCACCATGCGGTAGGCCTCTTCGCCCACCGCCACCAGGCTGCGCTCCTCCCCCTCCACGGCGATCACCGACGGTTCCTGCAGGACGATACCCTTGCCTTCCACGAAGACGACGATGTTCGCGGTGCCGAGGTCGATGCCAATGCCGCGGCTGAAGAGCGCCATCGTTCGATCGTCCTCCCAACCCCCCTCGGGCTGGCCAGGAGTTCGAGCCGGAGGTTGGGAATTCCTTCCCCTCTCTCGAAAGGTCTCGAACCGTGCCGGAAGCGCGCCCCTTGTGCTAGGAGACCTTCCGCTCGCCCCGGTACTTCTGGCGGGTCGCCTCACCGCCCCGGATGTGGCGCTCGGCCTTGTTCCGGTCGAGCACGCCCTTTACCTGGTAGGCCAGGTCGGCGTTGACCCGTGGGAGACGCTCGGTTACATCTTTATGCACAGTCGACTTGCTGACCCCAAAGACCGTGGCCGCCTGCCGCACCGTCGAGTTGGTGTCGACGATGTACGTGCTGATCTCCATGACCCGCTTCCTGATGTACTCCCGCATCGCCGCTCCCCCTCGCCGACTCCTGGTCCATGTCTATGTGCGGCGGGTGCGAATATGCTGGCGACGCCGACGGAAAAGGGCTCCTGGGGCCTGTTTCCGTCGGCGATGGCAGGCAACGGGGGCGGCGCGAGCGGATTGCATCTTTATTCGTCTCATACAGCCCTCTCTGGCGGGGCTCAAGGGCCCGCGTGGCGGGTGCCGGCCAGGCGGAACCCCGCGGGTGGGGGCCCGGCCGGAAGACCGGGCCCCCCGCGCTCACGGGGTGAGGGCAGGAAGGAAACGCAGCGGATCCTCGGGGCGACCGTCGTGGTAGACCGCCAGGTGCACGCCCACCTGGTCGCCATCCTCCAGGCGGCCCACCCGGCCCACGGCCTGTCCCTGGGCGACCTGCTGCCCCTCCACCACGAAGCTCTCGCTCAGGGACCCATACCGGGTGCTCCAGCCGTCGCCATGATCCAGCCAGACTGCCACCCCGCCCGACCCGGACCGGAAGACCCGGGCCACGCGACCCGAGAGGGCTGCCGTGACCGGCTGGCGGGGCGAGGTCACCAGGTCGACGCCGTCGTGGAGACGCCACGCCCGCGTCGAGGCCTCCCGCCACCACGTGAAGCCGCGCCCCAGCTCTCCCTGGACGGGGACCGCCAACTCCGACAGGTCGACCCGCGGGGCCGGGGACGGCGGTCGGGGCGCCGCCGTCTCGGGCTGTGACGTCGTTCCCGACTCCGCCCGGCTCGCTCCTTGCGACCCGGTCGCGCTCCCCGCCACGGGCTGCCCCGCGGGGGCCGGCGCCCCGCCCGCCGGCAGGCCGGTCACCGAAGGTTCCATCCTCTGAGAGGAGGGCTCCGGCGGCGACGATGGAACCGGCATGAGACCCTGAGCCACCCTTCCCGTTCGGTCGACCTCCCAGGGCATGGCTGGGAGGACGTCGGGGCGGGCCCTTCCCAGAAGGAAGCCCATCCCCGCCACGATCGCCAGCAGGAGGGTCCAGCGCAGGGCCAGGAGCCCCCCGTGCCAGCTGAACGCCCCGGCCAGGCCCCGGCGCACCGATCGCCCGGCGGCCACCGCCTCCCGGGCCACCCATCGCCCGAAGCGGCGTGCCAGGGATCCAACCCGGGTGACCCCGGACGCGGCCGGAACCCGAGCGTGCTGCCACAGATCCTTCAGCCGCTCGCGCATCAACGCTCACCTCACTTGCGAGTAGGTTGGCAGCGGCAGGTACGCAGCGGGTAGGCCTGTGGTCTCGATGACCAGGCGAGCGCCTTCCGCAGAGCTCGCCAGGCGGATCGACAGGGGGGAACCCTCTCCCGCCACCCGTGCCAGGCTCGCAGCCAGCGCCTCCCGGGCGGCGCGACCCATGGCCTCGTCGTAGCTCCCCTCCAGGTGCACGTGGAGGGAAACCTGCGAGGAGGGGGCGAGGGTACGGGCGGCCCGGAGCAGACGCTCCGCCTGCCGCCTCAGCCCCGCAGCGGAGGCTCCCTCGACGCCCAGCCAGACGAAGGTCGACGGGGCGCCGTTCTCACGCAGGGCCGTCACCCGCCACCCCTGGACCGCGTCGCCGCCTTCCCAGGTGAGCGAAAGGAGATCGCCTTCCTGACCGGCCCTGACCCGCGGAGCCTGGCCATCCCGCCCGGCGGCCCCCCAGGCGCGCGCCACCACCCGCTCCAGACCGACGAATCCTGGCCCGGGCGCGGTCAGGGCCGCCCCTGCCCCGAGCTGGTAGCGGGTGAGGCGCGCGTCCGACGCCTCGAAGGCGTCGATCGCTCTATCGAAGAGGCCCGGCGGCATCGCGAGCCTGCCGCCGGCCCCCGCCAGGAGGCCGATCAGGCTCGTCACCAGAACCGCCTGGATCGCGTATCCCCGCGCCCGTCGCCAGACCGCCCCGCCCGCGCTCGGCGCGTCGGGCTGTGGCGCCGTGGCGGCCGGAACGGTGGAAACCTGCCGGTGCATGGCCATCGCTCCGTCTGCAAATCCTGCCGTGCGCGCCTATTCTTGCCAGGGGGAGGTCCGCTTTATACAGGGGGGCGGGGAGATGCGGGAAGCGGGGGAAAAGGCGGAGGCCGGCGCGGGCCGGGCGCGCGCGAGCGGAGCCGGCGCCCCGCGGGCCCGGCCCCACCCCTGCGTGCTGGTCTTGCGGGAAAACCCATGGGGAGGGCGGCGAGGCCGCCGGCTCACATGCGGCCTCCCGCGGCCTTGATCCGGTTGATCGCCCGGCGGAGGGCCATCTCGGCCCGGTGATGGTCGACGTGGGCCTGACGCTCCCGCAGGCGGCGCTCGGCTCGCTCCGCGGCCCGTCGGGCCCGCTCCACGTCGATCTCTTCCGCGAGCTCGGCGGTGTCGGCGAGAACGGTCACCCGGTCGTCGGCCACCTCGGCGAAGCCGCCGCTGACCGCGACGCGGCGCTTCTCGGCGTGGTAGCCGCCGAACTGGAGGACGCCCACCGAGAGCCCGGCGATGAGCGGGGCGTGGCCCGGCAGGACGCCCAGGTAGCCGTTGGCCGCCGGCAGGATCACCGACTCGGCGCGCTCCTGGAGCACCCGGCGTTCGGCGGTGACCACCTCGACGCGAAGCAGCCGGTCCATCAGGCGTTCTCCAGCTCCTTCGCCTTGGCGACCGCGTCGTCGATGGTGCCCACCATGTAGAAGGCGACCTCGGGCAGGTCGTCGTGCTTGCCGTCGAGGATCTCCCTGAAGCCCCGCACCGCCTCCTGCACCGGTACGTAGACGCCGGACGTGCCCGTGAACTGCTCGGCGACGAACATGGGCTGCGAGAGGAAGCGCTCGATCTTGCGGGCCCGGCTGACCACCAGCTTGTCCTCGTCGGAGAGCTCGTCCATGCCCAGGATCGCGATGATGTCCTGCAGCTCCTTGTAGCGCTGCAGGATCTGCTGCACGCCCCGGGCCACCCGGTAGTGTTCCTCGCCGACGAGCTCAGGCGCCAGGAGCCGCGAGGTGGAGGCCAGGGGGTCCACCGCCGGGTAGATGCCCCGCTCGGAGATGCTCCGCTCCAGGTTGGTGGTGGCGTCCAGGTGGGCGAAGGTGGTGGCCGGCGCCGGGTCGGTGTAGTCGTCGGCGGGAACGTAGACCGCCTGGATGGAGGTGATCGATCCCCGCTTGGTGGTGGCGATCCGCTCCTGGAGCTGGCCCATCTCGGTGGCCAGGGTGGGCTGGTAGCCCACGGCCGAGGGCATCCGCCCCAGCAGGGCCGAGACCTCGGAGCCGGCCTGCACGAACCGGAAGATGTTGTCGATGAAGAGGAGCACGTCCTGGCCTTCCACGTCCCGGAAGTACTCGGCGAGGGTGAGGCCCGTGAGGCCCACGCGCAGCCGGGCGCCCGGGGGCTCGTTCATCTGGCCGTAGACCATGGCCGTCTTGTCGATGACGCCGGACTCGATCATCTCCTGGTAGAGCTGGGTGCCCTCCCGGGTGCGCTCGCCCACGCCCGCGAAGACCGAGTAGCCGCCGTGCTCGTAGGCGATGTTGCGGATCAGCTCCTGGATGAGCACCGTCTTCCCCACCCCGGCGCCGCCGAAGAGACCCACCTTGCCGCCCCGGGGGTAGGGGGCCAGGAGGTCGATGACCTTGATCCCCGTCTCCAGGATCTCGTTGGCCGGGGTCACCTCGTCGACCGCCGGGGGGCGCCGGTGGATGGGGTAGCGCTCCTGGGTCTGCACCGGCTCCTTGCCGTCGATGTTCTCGCCCAGCACGTTGAAGAGCCGCCCGAGCACCTCGCGCCCCACGGGGACCGTGATGGGCGCGCCCGTGTCCAGCACCGGCTGGCCGCGCTTGAGGCCGTCGGTGGAGGCCATGGCCACGCAGCGCACCGTGTTGTTCCCCAGGTGCTGCTGCGCCTCCAGCACCAGCTCGGGTCGCGCGGGCGCGCCGTTGCCGGGCTCGGCCTCGGGCAGCACGTGCAGGGCGTGGTAGAGCTCGGGCAAGCGCCCCGGATCGAACTCCACGTCGACCACGGCCCCGAGGATCTGGGTGACCCGGCCGACGTGCTCTGTCTGCAGGTTCATGAACCTTCCTCCTCAGCGCCTTACACGCCCGGCGGGCGCGCCTTACTGGCCCGTGGCCAGAGCGTTCGCGCCGCCCACGATCTCGGTGATCTCGGTGGTGATCCCCGCCTGCCTGGCCCGGTTGAGGGAGAGGGTGAGGGCGCGGATCATCTCCTGGGCGTTCTCGGAGGCGCTGTGCATGGCCGTCATGCGGCTGGCGAACTCGCTGGCCTTGGCCTCCAGCAGCGCCTCGTAGATGACCACGTCCACGTACCGCGGCAGCAGGATGTCCAGCACCGCGTGGGGCGAGGGTTCGTACAGGTACTCCCGCACCTCGTCCGCACCGCCCGCCTCGTCCCGCGCGCCCCCTGGCCCGGCTTCGGCCCCTTCCGAACCTTCCCCCGGCGACGATCCTGGGGGTTCGATGGGCAGCAGCGTCACGTCTACCGTGCGGTGGGAGACGGTGCTCACGAACAGGTTGTAGACCAGGTGGACCGAGGCGAACCGGCCGTCGGTGAACGCCTGGGTGACGGTCCGCGCCAGCTCCCGGGCCGTGGTGAACTGGACCTCGTCACCCAGGTAGACGAACTCACCCTCCAGGGACCACCCCTGGCGCCGGAAGGCGTCCCGGCCCTTGCGGCCCACGGCCACCACGCCCATCTCGGGCTGTTCCCGGCGCAGGCTCAGCATCCGGCGGATGACGTTGGCATTGTACGGACCCGCCAGGCCCCGGTCGGAGGTGACCGCCACGTAGAGGGCGGGCCCCTCCCGGACGGCCTCGGCCACCAGGGGGTGGTGGTACGCGCTTCGACCCTCGCCGCGGGTCACGGCGGCCACGGCCCGGGCCAGAACCTGGTGCAGCTTGTCCGAGAACGGGCGGGCCGAAAGGGCTGCGCCCTGGCTCCGGCGGAGCCGGGCGGCCGCCACCATCTCCATGGCCTTGGTGATCTGCTGGGTGCTGCGGACGCTCGCGATGCGCCGCCGGATCTCTCGTGCTCCCCGTGCCATGCCGCTCTCCCCTTACCCCTGGCTCCGGAAGCGCTCCTTGAACTGGAGCACCGCGTCCCTCATCTGCTCCTGCAGCTCGTCGCTCAGCTGCTTCTCGGTGCGGATCCGCTCCAGGATCTCGGGCCGCTCGGCCCGCAGGTGCTCCAGGAACGCCCGCTCGAAGGCGCGCACCCGGGCGACCTCCAGGTCGTCCACCAGGCCGTTGACCCCGACGAAGATGATCGCCACCTGCTCTTCCACCGGCATGGGCTCGTACTGGCCCTGCTTGAGGATCTCGGTCATCCGCTCGCCCCGGGCCAGCCGGGCCTGGGTGGCCCGGTCCAGGTCCGACCCGAACTGGGCGAAGGCCGCCAGCTCGCGGTACTGGGAGAGGTCGAGGCGGAGGCGCCCGGCCACCTGCCGCATCGCCTTCACCTGGGCGTCACCGCCCACCCGGCTCACCGAGCGACCCACGTTGATGGCCGGGCGGATCCCAGCGTAGAAGAGGTCGCTCTCCAGGTAGATCTGCCCGTCGGTGATGGAGATGACGTTGGTGGGGATGTAGGCCGAGATGTCGTTGGCCTGCGTCTCCACGATGGGCAAAGCCGTGAGGGAGCCCGCGCCCCTCTCGTCGCTCAGCTTGGCCGCCCGCTCCAGGAGGCGGGAGTGCAGGTAGAAGACGTCACCGGGAAAGGCCTCCCGGCCCGGCGGCCGCCGGAGCACCAGGGAGAGCTCGCGGTAGGCGGCCGCATGCTTGGAGAGGTCGTCGTAGACCACCAGCACGTCCTTCCCCTCGTCCATGAACGCCTCGCCCATGGCGCACCCGGCGTAGGGGGCGATGTAGAGAAGGGGCGAAGGCTCGCTCGCGGTGGCCGAGACCACGATGGTGTACTCCATGGCCCCGCGCTTCTCCAGGGCCTGGACCACCCCCGCCACGGTCGACGCCTTCTGGCCGATGGCCACGTAGATGCAGATGACGTCCTGGCCCTTCTGGTTGATGATGGTGTCCACGGCCAGGGCGGTCTTCCCCGTCTGCCGGTCGCCGATGATAAGCTCCCGCTGCCCCCGGCCGATGGGGATCATGGAGTCGATGGCCTTGAGGCCCGTCTGGAGCGGCTGCTTCACGTTCTGGCGCTCCACCACCCCCGGGGCCCGGCTCTCGATGGGACGGAGCCGGTCGGTGCGAACCTCGCCCTTGCCGTCCAGCGGTTGGCCCAGGGGGTTGACGACCCGCCCCAGGAGCGCCTCACCCACGGGAACCTCCACCACCCGGCCCGTACGGCGGACCGTGTCCCCCTCGCGGATCTGGGCGTAGGGCCCCAGCAGGACGACGCCGATGTTGTCCTCTTCCAGGTTGAGCGCCATGCCGAAGACCCCGCCCGGGAACTCCAACAGCTCGCTCGCGACCGCGTCGTCGAGCCCCCAGATGCGGGCCACGCCGTCGCCCACGCTGATGACGGTGCCGACGTTCTGAACGTCGACTTCCCGTTCGAACCGCTCGATCTGCTGCTTCAGGATTGACGTGATCTCATCCGGTCGAATGGCCATGCCCTCACCCCATCTCGCCGGTGCCGCTGCGGCCCAGCTTCAGTCGGTCCTCCAGCCGCTTCAGGCGGGTGGCGACGCTCCCGTCCATGACCAGGTCGCCCAGGCGGACGACCACGCCGCCCAGCAGGCCAGGGTCCTCGCGGACCGCCAGGCGCACCGCGCGGCCCGTGATCGCCTCCAGCCGGGTGCGGACCGCCTCCCGCTGCTCCTCCGCCAGGGGAGCCGCGGTGACCACGTCCGCCTCCACCACGCCCTTGAGGCGGTCGATCGCCCGGGGCACCTCGGCGCAGATCTCGGGAAGGAGGGTCGCCCGCCCCTTCTCCAGCACCAGGCGCAGGAAATGGTAGAAAAGCGGGGAGAACCTCTCGCCGAACAACTCCCGCAACCGGCCGAGCCGCTCCTCCCGCGGGATGCGGTCGTCGTCCAGCTCCATCAGGAGCGTGGGCTCCTCGTCCAGGACGCCGGCCAGGAGCTGCGCCTGCTCCTGCACCGGGTCCAGCAGCCCCCGCTCGGCGGCCAGCTCCGCGAGCGCCTGTGCGTACCGGCGCGCGAGCTTCCCGGCCCTCATGAGCGCTTCACCGGGCCGACGTTCTCAACGAACTCCTCCACGAGCCGTCGCTGGTCCTCTCCGTCCAGGGATCGGCCCACCACCTGGCTGGCGGCGGCAAGGGCGAGGCCCGCCACCTCCTGCCGGATGGCCGCCAGCGCCTCCTCGCGCTCCCGGGCGATCTCTTCCTTCGCCCGCTGGAGCGTCCGGTCGGCCTCGTCCTGGGCCCGGG comes from the Limnochorda pilosa genome and includes:
- the flgG gene encoding flagellar basal-body rod protein FlgG gives rise to the protein MLRSLWTAASGMSGQQFNIDTISNNLANVNTSGYKKNRVDFEDLLYQTVRFAGTPVTAGAQIPVGIEVGHGVRPVATQKIFTPGSFKQTDNPLDLAIEGDGFFQILLPDGTIAYTRDGAFKRDGQGRVVTSDGFALEPEIIIPEDAVEVTVGSDGTVSVLLPGDNATQAVGQIDLVRFVNPAGLSSMGRNLFQETQASGFPMVGTPGLDGFGGLAQGWLEMSNVQVVEEMVNLIIAQRAYETNSRAIQASDEMLQTANNLRR
- the flgF gene encoding flagellar basal-body rod protein FlgF produces the protein MLRGLYTAASGMLAQAARLDLEANNLANAGTSGYKADQAELLSFPSILLHRVGGVQGDPVPAAPGGAPIRTRPEGMDRLPFRQAPVVGPLGTGVYVEGVHTSFRQGPLHATGNPLDLALEGPGFFAVETPAGVRYTRAGGFRLDAEGYLADPAGNRVLGVDGPVAVGRGGAVTVTDEGTVFVDGQPAGQLVLVDFADPNAELRKQGANLYGPRPGAVPQPAPGARVAQGMLEGSAVNVVEGMVRLIELQRAYDASQRVVRSYDETLGQAVNELARI
- the mreB gene encoding rod shape-determining protein is translated as MALFSRGIGIDLGTANIVVFVEGKGIVLQEPSVIAVEGEERSLVAVGEEAYRMVGRTPGRYQTVHPLREGVIADFGLTQRLLAHTLQRVCGRHPLVRPDVVVCVPAGVTSVERRAVLDAVLRAGARSCELISEPMAAALGAGLEVSEPRGRMVVDIGGGTTDVAVISMGGEVASASIRVGGNTFDAAVARHVDRTHNLTIGPRTAELLKIKVGAARAGAESRELEVTGAHRPSGLPKSAHVTSEALFPALDEPIQAILAGIRSVLERTPAEMAADIYEDGILLTGGGSLLRDFPQRVSESLEVPTRLADDPLTCVARGTGHVLESLARRGRAGAAVATRG
- the spoIIID gene encoding sporulation transcriptional regulator SpoIIID, which translates into the protein MREYIRKRVMEISTYIVDTNSTVRQAATVFGVSKSTVHKDVTERLPRVNADLAYQVKGVLDRNKAERHIRGGEATRQKYRGERKVS
- a CDS encoding M23 family metallopeptidase, which gives rise to MRERLKDLWQHARVPAASGVTRVGSLARRFGRWVAREAVAAGRSVRRGLAGAFSWHGGLLALRWTLLLAIVAGMGFLLGRARPDVLPAMPWEVDRTGRVAQGLMPVPSSPPEPSSQRMEPSVTGLPAGGAPAPAGQPVAGSATGSQGASRAESGTTSQPETAAPRPPSPAPRVDLSELAVPVQGELGRGFTWWREASTRAWRLHDGVDLVTSPRQPVTAALSGRVARVFRSGSGGVAVWLDHGDGWSTRYGSLSESFVVEGQQVAQGQAVGRVGRLEDGDQVGVHLAVYHDGRPEDPLRFLPALTP
- a CDS encoding F0F1 ATP synthase subunit epsilon — protein: MDRLLRVEVVTAERRVLQERAESVILPAANGYLGVLPGHAPLIAGLSVGVLQFGGYHAEKRRVAVSGGFAEVADDRVTVLADTAELAEEIDVERARRAAERAERRLRERQAHVDHHRAEMALRRAINRIKAAGGRM
- the atpD gene encoding F0F1 ATP synthase subunit beta — translated: MNLQTEHVGRVTQILGAVVDVEFDPGRLPELYHALHVLPEAEPGNGAPARPELVLEAQQHLGNNTVRCVAMASTDGLKRGQPVLDTGAPITVPVGREVLGRLFNVLGENIDGKEPVQTQERYPIHRRPPAVDEVTPANEILETGIKVIDLLAPYPRGGKVGLFGGAGVGKTVLIQELIRNIAYEHGGYSVFAGVGERTREGTQLYQEMIESGVIDKTAMVYGQMNEPPGARLRVGLTGLTLAEYFRDVEGQDVLLFIDNIFRFVQAGSEVSALLGRMPSAVGYQPTLATEMGQLQERIATTKRGSITSIQAVYVPADDYTDPAPATTFAHLDATTNLERSISERGIYPAVDPLASTSRLLAPELVGEEHYRVARGVQQILQRYKELQDIIAILGMDELSDEDKLVVSRARKIERFLSQPMFVAEQFTGTSGVYVPVQEAVRGFREILDGKHDDLPEVAFYMVGTIDDAVAKAKELENA
- the atpG gene encoding ATP synthase F1 subunit gamma; the protein is MARGAREIRRRIASVRSTQQITKAMEMVAAARLRRSQGAALSARPFSDKLHQVLARAVAAVTRGEGRSAYHHPLVAEAVREGPALYVAVTSDRGLAGPYNANVIRRMLSLRREQPEMGVVAVGRKGRDAFRRQGWSLEGEFVYLGDEVQFTTARELARTVTQAFTDGRFASVHLVYNLFVSTVSHRTVDVTLLPIEPPGSSPGEGSEGAEAGPGGARDEAGGADEVREYLYEPSPHAVLDILLPRYVDVVIYEALLEAKASEFASRMTAMHSASENAQEMIRALTLSLNRARQAGITTEITEIVGGANALATGQ
- the atpA gene encoding F0F1 ATP synthase subunit alpha: MAIRPDEITSILKQQIERFEREVDVQNVGTVISVGDGVARIWGLDDAVASELLEFPGGVFGMALNLEEDNIGVVLLGPYAQIREGDTVRRTGRVVEVPVGEALLGRVVNPLGQPLDGKGEVRTDRLRPIESRAPGVVERQNVKQPLQTGLKAIDSMIPIGRGQRELIIGDRQTGKTALAVDTIINQKGQDVICIYVAIGQKASTVAGVVQALEKRGAMEYTIVVSATASEPSPLLYIAPYAGCAMGEAFMDEGKDVLVVYDDLSKHAAAYRELSLVLRRPPGREAFPGDVFYLHSRLLERAAKLSDERGAGSLTALPIVETQANDISAYIPTNVISITDGQIYLESDLFYAGIRPAINVGRSVSRVGGDAQVKAMRQVAGRLRLDLSQYRELAAFAQFGSDLDRATQARLARGERMTEILKQGQYEPMPVEEQVAIIFVGVNGLVDDLEVARVRAFERAFLEHLRAERPEILERIRTEKQLSDELQEQMRDAVLQFKERFRSQG
- the atpH gene encoding ATP synthase F1 subunit delta, encoding MRAGKLARRYAQALAELAAERGLLDPVQEQAQLLAGVLDEEPTLLMELDDDRIPREERLGRLRELFGERFSPLFYHFLRLVLEKGRATLLPEICAEVPRAIDRLKGVVEADVVTAAPLAEEQREAVRTRLEAITGRAVRLAVREDPGLLGGVVVRLGDLVMDGSVATRLKRLEDRLKLGRSGTGEMG